The Mycolicibacterium mageritense genome contains a region encoding:
- a CDS encoding APC family permease, which translates to MTTTDDQETAAGGRTLTAAESTGLEKEALGAWGVFAQGLAAAAPSVALAVVPFSLFVAAGKGAAWAAVIGLLIVALVAITISFQAKRTVSSGSLGTYTGNGLGPGFAYAAGFSLLFGYIGFATTGTLGGVLYLDSFLESIGLGSQAVWFRLLLVLVVVGVAVYLPYRGVSLAAKYELAFELLAIASILVIIVASYIGYGFRIDWEQWNPQHLGSSATFIAAVTAVGSYAGFESVASLGAEAKNAHRNIARSLLRVVILLGVLYIFATYPQILHFGEIDGDKAVLPQLAESVGVSWVNQVVSGAVAVAFIVFVTAVTTAAARSLFTFAHEGALPQVFAKVHATHKTPWAGVVFVGILALVFSTVATFSSAGRLVFDVYGGYVANWGFLVSYLLVVIATPIWLRKINALTPLRLGVAVAATIGLGYVIVSNFYPVPEFPFNILPFVFAGILLAGLTWYWYLKRTKPEVANRIGTIQTLSEEEQQRLIDEGVTP; encoded by the coding sequence GTGACCACCACTGACGACCAGGAGACCGCGGCCGGGGGACGCACCCTCACGGCCGCGGAATCCACCGGTCTGGAAAAAGAGGCCCTCGGGGCCTGGGGCGTCTTCGCGCAAGGGCTCGCCGCCGCGGCGCCCAGCGTCGCACTCGCCGTCGTTCCGTTCTCGTTGTTCGTCGCGGCAGGCAAGGGCGCGGCGTGGGCCGCGGTGATCGGCCTGCTCATCGTCGCGTTGGTGGCCATCACCATCAGCTTCCAGGCCAAGCGCACGGTGTCGTCCGGATCGCTCGGCACCTACACCGGCAACGGTCTGGGACCAGGCTTCGCGTATGCCGCCGGGTTCAGCCTGCTGTTCGGCTACATCGGTTTCGCGACCACCGGAACTCTCGGCGGCGTGCTCTACCTGGATTCGTTCCTGGAGTCCATCGGTCTTGGCTCGCAAGCGGTCTGGTTCCGCCTGTTGCTGGTGCTCGTGGTGGTCGGCGTCGCGGTGTACCTGCCGTACCGGGGTGTGTCGCTGGCGGCCAAGTATGAGCTGGCCTTCGAACTGCTCGCGATCGCCTCGATCCTGGTGATCATCGTGGCCTCCTACATCGGCTACGGGTTCCGCATCGACTGGGAGCAGTGGAACCCGCAGCACCTGGGCTCCAGCGCGACCTTCATCGCAGCGGTGACCGCCGTCGGCTCCTACGCCGGTTTCGAGAGCGTCGCGTCGTTGGGTGCCGAAGCCAAGAACGCGCACCGCAACATCGCCCGATCACTGCTGCGCGTCGTCATCCTGCTCGGTGTGCTGTACATCTTCGCGACCTACCCGCAGATCCTGCACTTCGGTGAGATCGACGGTGACAAGGCGGTTCTGCCGCAGCTGGCCGAATCCGTCGGGGTGTCCTGGGTGAACCAGGTGGTCAGCGGTGCAGTTGCCGTCGCATTCATCGTGTTCGTCACCGCCGTGACCACGGCCGCCGCGCGGTCACTGTTCACCTTCGCACATGAGGGCGCTCTGCCACAGGTGTTCGCCAAGGTGCACGCCACCCACAAGACACCGTGGGCCGGAGTCGTTTTCGTCGGCATCCTGGCCCTGGTCTTCTCGACCGTCGCGACGTTCAGTTCGGCGGGCCGGCTGGTGTTCGACGTCTACGGTGGCTACGTGGCCAACTGGGGTTTCCTGGTGAGCTACCTGCTGGTGGTCATCGCCACCCCGATCTGGCTGCGCAAGATCAACGCGCTGACACCACTGCGCCTCGGGGTGGCCGTCGCCGCGACCATCGGCTTGGGCTACGTGATCGTCAGCAACTTCTATCCCGTGCCCGAATTCCCGTTCAACATCCTGCCTTTCGTGTTCGCAGGCATCCTACTGGCCGGGCTGACCTGGTACTGGTACCTCAAACGCACCAAGCCAGAGGTGGCCAACCGGATCGGCACCATCCAGACGCTGTCCGAGGAAGAACAGCAGCGGTTGATCGACGAGGGCGTCACCCCATGA
- a CDS encoding LLM class flavin-dependent oxidoreductase has protein sequence MTEPFVLAAFTMSTVSHGNFGLWRHPADQTANYTDLGYWVELAKLLDAGGFDALFIADAVGQLDVFGGDADAALARAVQTPVTDPLLAVSAMAAATEHLGFGITVSTTYESPYLLARKFSTLDHLTGGRIGWNIVTSLLDSAARNIIGRDRQIPHDERYAMAQEFLEVTYKLWEGSWEPDAVLRDRDRGIYTDPAKVHGIGHQGRYFTVPGAHLVEPSPQRTPVLFQAGTSTAGREFAARNAELVFVSDPRPEVLRANIDDVRRRAVGHGRDPQSIKFITSVEIVTDSTDSAAQAKADELGEYHDLEGGLVLLSALSGVDWSSYGVDRPIEQFDTDASRSILAAVTDTDARRRLTLRDYVGKLGGFGGELFVGSAATVADELESYARRTGVDGFNIAYHITPGSFADVATYLIPELRRRGRAREAGEPTTLRQRIFGGHSPLLRDGHPAAAFRRNSVPAQ, from the coding sequence ATGACCGAACCCTTTGTGCTGGCGGCGTTCACGATGTCGACGGTGTCGCACGGCAATTTCGGGTTGTGGCGGCATCCGGCTGATCAGACCGCCAACTACACCGACCTAGGGTACTGGGTCGAGCTGGCGAAGCTTCTGGACGCTGGCGGATTCGACGCCCTGTTCATCGCTGACGCGGTCGGCCAACTCGACGTGTTCGGCGGGGATGCCGACGCCGCGCTGGCGCGTGCCGTGCAGACCCCGGTGACAGATCCGCTGCTCGCGGTCTCGGCGATGGCGGCCGCCACCGAGCACCTCGGATTCGGCATCACGGTCTCGACCACCTACGAAAGCCCGTACCTGCTGGCGCGCAAGTTCAGTACGCTCGACCATCTCACGGGTGGCCGGATCGGCTGGAACATCGTCACGTCGCTACTCGACAGCGCCGCACGCAACATCATCGGCCGGGATCGCCAGATCCCGCACGACGAGCGATACGCGATGGCGCAGGAGTTCCTGGAGGTCACCTACAAACTGTGGGAGGGCTCGTGGGAGCCGGACGCGGTGCTGCGGGACCGCGACCGCGGCATCTACACCGATCCGGCCAAGGTGCACGGAATCGGACACCAAGGCCGTTATTTCACGGTCCCCGGCGCGCATCTCGTCGAGCCGTCACCGCAGCGCACGCCGGTGCTGTTCCAGGCCGGAACATCCACGGCCGGGCGTGAATTCGCGGCCCGCAACGCCGAGCTGGTATTCGTCAGCGATCCTCGGCCCGAGGTGCTACGGGCCAACATCGACGACGTGCGGCGCCGCGCGGTCGGGCACGGCCGCGACCCGCAATCGATCAAGTTCATCACCTCGGTCGAGATCGTCACCGACAGTACGGATTCGGCCGCGCAGGCCAAGGCCGACGAACTCGGCGAATATCACGACCTGGAAGGCGGTCTGGTGCTGCTGTCCGCGCTGAGCGGAGTCGACTGGTCGAGCTACGGTGTCGACCGGCCGATCGAACAGTTCGACACCGACGCCAGCCGCTCGATTCTGGCCGCCGTGACCGACACCGATGCGCGCCGACGGCTGACGCTGCGCGACTATGTCGGCAAACTGGGCGGATTCGGCGGTGAGCTGTTCGTGGGCTCGGCCGCGACCGTCGCCGACGAACTGGAGTCCTACGCCCGCCGCACCGGGGTCGACGGCTTCAACATCGCCTACCACATCACCCCCGGCAGTTTCGCGGACGTGGCGACCTACCTGATACCCGAACTGCGCAGGCGCGGCCGCGCCCGGGAAGCCGGTGAGCCCACCACGTTGCGGCAGCGGATCTTCGGCGGTCACTCGCCACTGTTGCGTGACGGCCACCCCGCAGCCGCTTTCCGTCGCAATTCCGTTCCCGCTCAATAG
- a CDS encoding NtaA/DmoA family FMN-dependent monooxygenase (This protein belongs to a clade of FMN-dependent monooxygenases, within a broader family of flavin-dependent oxidoreductases, the luciferase-like monooxygenase (LMM) family, some of whose members use coenzyme F420 rather than FMN.) encodes MPRDLHLLAFGNTRSAGPWRHPDVDNSTAGVRRRLIEHAKLAEAGTFDALFFADGLNYGPPATWAYKITEDFEPLTATAALSAVTERVGLVVTGSATLAHPYHLARQLLSLDHLSGGRAGWNLVTSFARAAADNFSANGVVDHDERYQIAEEALDVVRKLWDGWGEDTVVEDRATGIFNDTSKIRVANHHGKYFDVAGPIGAARSAQGRPVLFQAGSSDTGRTFAARHAEVIFTSHGNRRRAQEFYRQIHAEARRLGRSTAPLITPSLRYLVGSTDEEARRAEREEYQYFSPQYQAGWLLEVDVDVTGADLDGPVPASAFPANTETHQTALAGYRALASEGNPTVREFLYRTVNGWGAAVVGTPERIADEIEEWFTTAAADGFVLRDSGLPGQTELFVEQVVPVLRKRGLFRHEYAGTTLRSHLGLQVPVR; translated from the coding sequence GTGCCAAGAGATCTTCATCTGCTGGCCTTCGGCAACACCAGATCAGCAGGGCCGTGGCGCCATCCCGACGTCGACAACAGCACTGCCGGGGTGCGCCGCAGGCTCATCGAACACGCCAAGCTCGCCGAGGCGGGCACGTTCGACGCGTTGTTCTTCGCCGACGGGCTGAACTACGGACCACCCGCCACCTGGGCGTACAAGATCACCGAGGACTTCGAGCCGCTCACCGCGACGGCCGCACTGTCGGCGGTGACCGAGCGAGTCGGGCTGGTGGTGACCGGATCGGCGACGCTGGCCCACCCGTATCACCTTGCCCGGCAACTGCTGTCCCTCGACCATCTCAGCGGCGGCCGCGCCGGGTGGAACCTCGTCACCAGTTTCGCCAGAGCCGCCGCGGACAACTTCAGCGCCAACGGCGTCGTCGACCATGACGAGCGGTACCAGATCGCCGAGGAAGCGCTCGACGTGGTCCGCAAGCTGTGGGACGGCTGGGGCGAGGATACCGTCGTCGAGGACCGCGCAACGGGAATCTTCAACGACACCAGCAAGATCCGGGTGGCCAACCACCATGGAAAATACTTCGACGTCGCCGGGCCCATCGGTGCGGCCCGCTCGGCGCAGGGCCGGCCGGTGCTGTTCCAGGCCGGATCGTCCGACACCGGACGGACATTCGCCGCCCGCCACGCCGAGGTCATCTTCACGAGCCACGGCAACCGGCGCCGTGCACAAGAGTTCTACCGGCAGATCCACGCCGAGGCCCGCCGGCTCGGGCGCTCCACTGCACCGCTGATCACACCGTCCTTGCGGTACCTCGTCGGCTCCACCGACGAGGAGGCACGCCGCGCCGAGCGCGAGGAGTACCAGTACTTCAGCCCGCAGTACCAGGCCGGCTGGCTGCTGGAGGTCGACGTCGACGTCACCGGTGCCGACCTCGACGGACCCGTTCCCGCGTCGGCGTTCCCGGCTAACACCGAGACCCACCAAACCGCGCTGGCCGGATACCGTGCCCTGGCGAGCGAGGGGAATCCGACCGTTCGCGAGTTCCTGTATCGCACCGTGAACGGTTGGGGAGCAGCGGTTGTCGGCACCCCTGAGCGCATCGCCGACGAGATCGAAGAGTGGTTCACCACCGCGGCAGCCGATGGTTTCGTGCTGCGGGATTCCGGGTTGCCCGGGCAGACCGAACTCTTTGTCGAACAGGTTGTGCCGGTGCTGCGCAAGCGCGGGTTGTTCCGGCACGAATACGCCGGCACCACGCTGCGTTCGCATCTCGGCTTGCAGGTTCCGGTCCGATGA
- a CDS encoding sensor domain-containing protein — translation MTVRSVGARLCAAGVLVAVSALLAGCEKSVAGMAVRDPNVPPGKILEKSDIDELLLSPDELDGIMGASGLGVTLDEDTLNDNSDAVSDPDCAGAAYGAQEVAYGDSGYTAVRDQIVREPGDNNAHWLEQVVALYPSAAEAKKFLQESKEKWQDCAGSLVTYDSSDQPLTWEVSDVTAEDTSITQMSTPEVASSGGCHHSMAVAANVIAEAWACGDDVVDQATSITSAIGDKVDNA, via the coding sequence ATGACTGTCAGATCCGTCGGTGCCCGGCTTTGTGCGGCCGGTGTTCTGGTCGCGGTGTCAGCACTGTTGGCCGGCTGTGAGAAGTCCGTGGCGGGGATGGCGGTCCGCGACCCGAACGTCCCGCCGGGCAAGATCCTCGAGAAGTCCGACATCGACGAATTGTTGCTGTCTCCCGACGAACTCGACGGCATCATGGGTGCGTCCGGCCTGGGCGTGACTCTCGACGAGGACACCCTCAACGACAACTCCGACGCCGTGTCCGATCCGGACTGCGCCGGTGCGGCCTACGGTGCCCAGGAGGTGGCGTACGGGGACTCGGGGTACACCGCGGTGCGTGACCAGATCGTCCGGGAACCCGGCGACAACAACGCACACTGGCTCGAACAGGTCGTCGCGCTGTACCCGTCGGCAGCGGAGGCCAAGAAGTTCCTGCAGGAGTCGAAGGAGAAATGGCAGGACTGCGCCGGGTCACTCGTGACCTACGACTCCAGCGACCAACCGCTGACGTGGGAGGTCAGCGACGTGACGGCCGAGGACACGTCGATCACGCAGATGTCGACGCCCGAAGTCGCTTCCAGCGGCGGCTGTCACCACTCCATGGCCGTCGCGGCCAACGTGATAGCCGAAGCGTGGGCATGTGGGGATGACGTCGTCGACCAGGCCACGTCGATCACGAGCGCGATCGGGGACAAGGTCGACAACGCGTAG
- a CDS encoding sensor domain-containing protein, giving the protein MQTVRGAGLLLAGLMLLTGCTKVVAGTVEPADGLAPRPLSADAIVKVLPTESDLEDVMGEAFRADGTMLTGDVDDMADGLATEADATPHECVGAATSMQRSTYQDADVTAVVNQRWESDESMADVLAAEGGVVALDSTAAANKLFEDFTKQWKECEGQTVTIVSTSVRGGYFTDKVTDVRVDGSVLAATVEFGHTLDQETSPTARAIGVRANCLVEVEVAFYRNATGSGTADPESSAIDVARLMMDKVSDLS; this is encoded by the coding sequence ATGCAAACGGTGCGGGGTGCGGGTTTGCTGCTCGCGGGTTTGATGTTGCTGACCGGCTGCACGAAGGTGGTCGCCGGAACCGTCGAACCCGCCGACGGCCTGGCGCCGCGGCCGCTTTCGGCCGACGCCATCGTCAAGGTTCTGCCCACCGAGAGCGACCTCGAGGACGTGATGGGCGAGGCTTTTCGTGCCGACGGCACGATGCTGACGGGCGACGTGGACGACATGGCTGACGGCCTGGCCACCGAGGCGGACGCCACCCCGCACGAATGTGTGGGGGCCGCGACCTCGATGCAGCGCAGCACCTATCAGGACGCCGACGTGACCGCCGTGGTCAACCAGCGCTGGGAATCCGACGAGAGCATGGCCGACGTGCTGGCCGCCGAGGGTGGCGTCGTGGCACTCGACTCGACGGCCGCAGCCAACAAGCTGTTCGAGGATTTCACCAAGCAATGGAAGGAATGCGAGGGCCAGACCGTCACGATCGTGTCGACGTCGGTGCGCGGCGGCTACTTCACCGACAAGGTCACCGACGTGCGCGTCGACGGCTCGGTTCTGGCCGCCACGGTCGAATTCGGGCACACCCTCGACCAGGAGACCAGCCCGACCGCGCGGGCCATCGGGGTACGGGCGAACTGCCTCGTCGAGGTCGAGGTCGCGTTCTACCGCAACGCAACCGGCAGCGGGACGGCCGATCCCGAGTCCAGCGCCATCGACGTCGCGCGGCTCATGATGGACAAAGTCAGCGATCTGAGTTGA
- a CDS encoding TetR/AcrR family transcriptional regulator, whose product MPRPSVEAERRPQILSAACAVIAQIGIPALRLSDVAKQAGVSSGTVHYYFETKRDVITAAFEFNLSDSLARRQELLSADKDSLAILHDVVESYLPADDRSRQAWKVWLALWAEGGRDEVLQEINDRLYGQWRDVVAGVIRAAQTEGLARAGDPVTLANMLIGMLDGLAVQVILQSPSMPLDSMRETCKAFIGAVIAR is encoded by the coding sequence ATGCCACGTCCCAGCGTCGAAGCCGAGCGCCGGCCGCAGATCTTGTCTGCGGCATGCGCCGTCATCGCGCAGATCGGCATTCCGGCGCTGCGGCTCTCCGACGTGGCCAAACAGGCCGGGGTCAGTTCCGGCACCGTGCACTACTACTTCGAGACCAAACGGGACGTCATCACCGCGGCGTTCGAGTTCAACCTGAGCGATTCACTCGCGCGCAGGCAGGAACTGCTCAGCGCGGACAAGGACAGTCTGGCCATCTTGCACGACGTGGTGGAGTCCTACCTGCCCGCCGACGACCGGTCACGCCAGGCCTGGAAGGTGTGGCTCGCGTTGTGGGCGGAAGGCGGTCGCGACGAGGTGCTGCAGGAGATCAACGATCGGCTCTACGGGCAGTGGCGCGACGTAGTCGCAGGGGTGATCCGGGCGGCCCAGACCGAAGGGCTCGCCCGCGCCGGTGATCCCGTCACCCTGGCGAACATGCTGATCGGCATGCTCGACGGGCTGGCGGTGCAGGTGATCCTGCAATCGCCGAGCATGCCGCTCGACTCGATGCGGGAGACCTGCAAGGCCTTCATCGGTGCCGTCATCGCGCGCTGA
- a CDS encoding acyl-CoA dehydrogenase family protein, producing the protein MQTTNIPAWPLSDEQRQIVELCRDFAAKEIRPRGREVDEADTVTPVDIFQKAAEVGITDFMIPEEFGGGGFTDVFTQCLVQEELCWGDPGIGNLVCSNGFFSDPIMVLGTEDQKKRWLTPLTGPKSPMTSLATTEPESGSDAASISTTATRVDGGYRINGQKAWISNAGAAEFYVIFAKTDPSLRSGGVTAFLVHRDAPGMSFGEPMKKMGQRAIVCREIFLDGVFVPEEDRLGAEGQGFYGLMGTFDISRVVLGAAAVGAARAAYEYALDYAKTRKQFGVPIIEHQAVAFRLADMATRIESARLLVLHAARVIDSGAPARGLAAMAKLTASETAMFVTHAAVQTLGGWGYSREYPVEQWMRDVKLEEIEEGTSDIMKLVISRNLG; encoded by the coding sequence ATGCAGACCACGAACATCCCGGCCTGGCCGCTGAGCGACGAACAGCGCCAGATCGTCGAGCTGTGCCGTGACTTCGCGGCCAAAGAGATCCGGCCCCGGGGCCGTGAGGTCGACGAGGCCGACACCGTGACCCCGGTCGACATCTTCCAGAAGGCTGCAGAGGTCGGGATCACGGACTTCATGATTCCCGAGGAGTTCGGCGGTGGCGGGTTCACCGACGTCTTCACCCAGTGCCTGGTGCAGGAGGAGCTGTGCTGGGGCGATCCGGGCATCGGAAACCTGGTGTGCTCGAACGGATTCTTCTCCGATCCGATCATGGTGCTGGGCACCGAGGATCAGAAGAAGCGTTGGCTGACCCCGCTGACCGGTCCGAAATCCCCGATGACGTCGCTGGCCACCACCGAGCCGGAATCCGGTTCGGACGCCGCGTCGATCAGCACCACCGCGACCCGCGTCGACGGCGGCTACCGCATCAACGGACAGAAGGCATGGATCTCCAACGCCGGTGCTGCCGAGTTCTATGTCATATTCGCCAAGACCGACCCCAGCCTGCGCTCTGGTGGCGTGACCGCGTTCCTGGTGCACCGCGATGCGCCGGGAATGTCGTTCGGCGAGCCGATGAAGAAGATGGGGCAGCGGGCCATCGTGTGCCGCGAGATCTTCCTCGACGGCGTGTTCGTCCCCGAGGAGGACCGTCTCGGCGCTGAGGGGCAGGGCTTCTACGGCCTGATGGGCACGTTCGACATCTCGCGCGTGGTGCTCGGCGCGGCCGCGGTCGGCGCGGCCCGGGCGGCCTATGAATACGCGCTCGACTACGCCAAGACGCGAAAGCAGTTCGGTGTGCCCATCATCGAGCACCAGGCGGTGGCGTTCCGGCTCGCCGACATGGCAACCCGCATCGAATCGGCCCGGCTGCTGGTCCTGCACGCGGCCCGGGTGATCGACAGCGGCGCGCCCGCACGGGGACTCGCGGCCATGGCCAAGCTCACCGCGTCCGAGACGGCGATGTTCGTCACGCATGCGGCCGTGCAAACGCTTGGCGGCTGGGGATATTCGCGTGAATACCCGGTGGAGCAGTGGATGCGCGACGTCAAGCTCGAAGAGATCGAAGAAGGCACCTCCGACATCATGAAACTGGTGATCTCCCGCAACCTCGGCTGA
- a CDS encoding acetate--CoA ligase family protein codes for MTPTATRGATDLSVFSDPRSVAVVGASNDPAKWGYWLASGALVGSARRTVHFVNSRAGEVLGQPCVPSLLDLPEAPELVALCVPAAHVDTVVDQGLQRGVRGFLGITGGVTDDSALAARITAHGARLIGTNSLGIYDASSHLQLLWGRLTPGPLAIISQSGQLGSELADLGRRQGLGISRFVSIGNQSDVSAAELLADLAEHDATRVVALYLESFTDGETLFETIEQLRASGKPTVLLTVGSSSASTRMARSHTGSLTAPTDMVDAACRAAGVVRAGTPSEVVDIARTLLTAPPARGRRIAIVGDSGGQSAIAADVASGMRLAVVPFSEPVTADLADRLPAGAACANPIDLAGAGEQDMGNYAAIVERVVAAGEIDAVVMTGYFGCYGRDIPSSAAGEAAVAERLGAVVSASGVPVIVHTMGPETATAEALWRCGVPAFGTVEAAMRAVARTAALSPRAVVGGSTGVSDRPLGHGYWAARQLLEPLGIGFPTGAVIRTDADLAGVSGLRAPLVLKAGWLEHKSEVGGVRTGLVGPDELRDAFRDMQARLGDGDYVVEEQDTRPGAVEVLVGARRDPQLGAFVVVGAGGTETEMHQDVRIERAPVSHDIARQMLGELRMAPLLTGWRGRPAVDVDAVADLIVTVSELIADRRDIGEIELNPVRATPSGALAVDALVLGVAAHENCGQT; via the coding sequence GTGACACCCACCGCGACGCGCGGCGCAACCGATCTCAGCGTGTTCAGCGACCCCAGGTCCGTCGCGGTGGTCGGTGCGTCGAACGACCCCGCGAAATGGGGCTACTGGCTGGCATCCGGTGCTCTGGTGGGCTCGGCACGTCGGACCGTGCACTTCGTCAACAGCCGGGCTGGGGAAGTTCTCGGGCAGCCCTGTGTCCCAAGCCTTCTGGACCTTCCCGAGGCGCCTGAACTGGTGGCGTTGTGTGTCCCCGCCGCGCATGTCGACACCGTCGTCGATCAGGGGCTGCAACGCGGCGTCCGCGGATTCCTCGGGATCACCGGGGGAGTGACCGACGACAGCGCGCTGGCCGCCCGGATCACCGCGCACGGCGCACGGCTCATCGGGACCAACAGCCTCGGGATCTACGACGCCAGCAGCCATCTGCAACTGCTGTGGGGCCGGCTGACCCCAGGACCGTTGGCGATCATCTCCCAGAGCGGTCAGCTCGGCTCGGAACTCGCAGACCTCGGCCGCAGGCAGGGCCTTGGCATTTCCCGGTTCGTGTCCATCGGCAACCAGTCCGACGTCTCGGCGGCCGAGTTGCTCGCCGACCTGGCCGAGCACGACGCGACCCGCGTGGTCGCGCTCTATCTGGAGAGCTTCACCGACGGAGAAACCCTCTTCGAGACCATCGAACAGCTGCGCGCATCGGGTAAACCGACCGTTTTGCTGACCGTGGGGTCGAGCAGCGCGAGCACCCGGATGGCCCGCTCCCACACCGGATCCCTCACCGCCCCGACCGACATGGTCGACGCGGCCTGTCGAGCAGCAGGCGTGGTACGGGCCGGCACGCCCAGCGAGGTCGTCGACATCGCGCGCACGCTCCTCACCGCGCCGCCTGCGCGGGGCCGGCGCATCGCGATCGTGGGCGACAGCGGCGGGCAGAGCGCGATCGCCGCCGACGTCGCGTCGGGGATGCGACTGGCTGTCGTGCCGTTCTCCGAGCCGGTGACCGCCGATCTCGCCGACCGGTTGCCCGCAGGAGCGGCCTGTGCCAACCCGATCGACCTGGCCGGCGCCGGAGAACAGGACATGGGCAACTACGCCGCGATCGTCGAACGGGTCGTCGCCGCGGGCGAGATCGACGCGGTCGTCATGACGGGGTATTTCGGCTGCTACGGGCGTGACATCCCCTCGTCGGCCGCAGGCGAGGCCGCAGTGGCCGAGCGCCTCGGTGCCGTCGTCTCAGCCTCCGGCGTCCCGGTCATCGTGCACACCATGGGACCGGAAACCGCTACGGCCGAAGCGCTTTGGCGGTGCGGCGTGCCCGCATTCGGCACCGTCGAGGCGGCCATGCGCGCGGTGGCCCGCACGGCCGCGCTGAGCCCACGTGCGGTCGTCGGAGGTTCGACCGGCGTCTCGGACAGGCCGCTGGGGCATGGCTACTGGGCGGCGCGGCAGCTGCTCGAGCCGCTCGGCATCGGGTTCCCGACGGGCGCGGTGATCCGCACCGACGCAGACCTGGCCGGCGTCAGTGGCTTGCGTGCCCCGCTCGTGCTCAAGGCCGGCTGGCTGGAGCACAAGAGCGAAGTCGGCGGTGTCCGAACCGGTCTCGTCGGCCCGGACGAGTTACGGGACGCCTTCCGCGACATGCAGGCCCGGCTCGGAGACGGCGATTACGTGGTCGAGGAACAGGACACGCGGCCCGGTGCGGTCGAGGTTCTGGTCGGGGCTCGCAGGGATCCGCAGCTGGGGGCGTTCGTCGTCGTAGGGGCCGGTGGCACGGAGACCGAGATGCACCAGGACGTTCGGATCGAACGCGCGCCGGTCTCCCACGACATCGCCCGGCAGATGCTCGGCGAGTTGCGCATGGCACCGCTGCTGACCGGGTGGCGCGGCCGCCCCGCGGTCGATGTCGACGCGGTGGCAGACCTCATCGTCACGGTGTCGGAGCTGATCGCGGACCGCAGGGACATCGGCGAGATCGAGCTCAACCCGGTGCGGGCCACCCCGTCAGGGGCGCTCGCGGTCGACGCGCTCGTCCTCGGTGTAGCCGCGCACGAAAACTGCGGCCAGACATAA